In Novosphingobium aromaticivorans DSM 12444, the following proteins share a genomic window:
- a CDS encoding efflux transporter outer membrane subunit yields MSAKLLAAPGALAVLALAGCVAVPDAGVRPVMETADTIEAAQTLAARGNTTWPPDQWWRLAGDPQLTALIEEGLSNAPQVAVAVARVRRAEAEAQRVGAARLPTIGAEAEGGLRRQSGNNGIPAQFLPDGWQDYGQTSLSFGFDLDLWGRNRAAYAAATSEARAAMVDAAQARLVLSVAITAAYAELGRHYRERDNAAATLANRRLMRDLVAQRQRNGLDNLASLRRADAEVALAEQDLAAVDENIGIRRNQLAALLGAGPDRGTSITRLPLAPSTPGGVPAGVTTDLLGRRPDIVAARERVEAAASRVKVARAGFFPSINLRALIGLQALGLGNLVASGSLFGSVGPAISLPIFQGGALKAQYGSAEAAYDEAVANYNQTVVTAYQQAADAVTQRDAADKRLGATRTALAASEEALGLVRTRYEAGLASYLDVLASERGVQDLRVAVIGLETYERGATLAMIRALGGGFDAGTTQPSGQTEQ; encoded by the coding sequence ATGTCGGCTAAGCTCTTAGCTGCTCCGGGAGCCTTGGCAGTACTTGCGCTGGCGGGTTGCGTTGCGGTTCCCGACGCCGGAGTTCGTCCGGTCATGGAAACCGCCGACACAATCGAGGCTGCGCAGACGTTGGCCGCGCGCGGCAATACGACCTGGCCGCCAGACCAATGGTGGCGTCTGGCGGGCGATCCGCAACTGACTGCGCTGATCGAGGAGGGCCTTTCCAATGCACCGCAGGTTGCGGTGGCGGTGGCGCGGGTCAGGCGCGCGGAAGCCGAGGCGCAGCGCGTCGGGGCCGCGCGGTTGCCAACGATTGGGGCGGAAGCTGAGGGCGGTCTGCGCCGCCAGAGCGGCAACAACGGCATCCCCGCACAGTTCCTTCCCGATGGGTGGCAGGACTATGGACAGACCTCGCTGAGCTTCGGCTTCGACCTCGACCTGTGGGGTCGCAACCGCGCGGCCTATGCTGCCGCGACATCGGAGGCCCGCGCGGCGATGGTCGATGCGGCGCAGGCTCGCCTCGTGCTGTCGGTCGCGATAACCGCCGCCTACGCAGAGCTCGGGCGCCATTACCGCGAGCGCGACAACGCAGCGGCCACGCTCGCCAACCGCCGCTTGATGCGCGATCTTGTCGCCCAGCGCCAACGCAACGGGCTCGACAACCTCGCCAGCCTGCGCCGCGCCGATGCCGAAGTTGCCTTGGCGGAGCAGGATCTGGCAGCCGTCGATGAGAACATCGGCATCCGCCGCAACCAGCTTGCCGCGCTCCTGGGTGCTGGCCCGGATCGGGGAACGTCGATTACCCGTCTGCCGCTTGCACCCTCGACACCCGGCGGGGTTCCCGCCGGTGTCACCACCGACCTGCTTGGCAGGCGGCCCGATATCGTCGCCGCGCGCGAGCGCGTGGAAGCGGCGGCGAGCCGCGTCAAAGTGGCGCGGGCCGGGTTCTTCCCGTCGATCAACCTCAGGGCGCTGATTGGCCTTCAGGCGCTCGGTCTCGGCAATCTCGTCGCTTCCGGCTCCTTGTTCGGAAGCGTCGGTCCGGCCATCAGCCTGCCGATCTTTCAGGGCGGCGCGCTCAAAGCGCAATATGGCAGTGCCGAGGCCGCCTATGACGAGGCCGTCGCAAACTACAACCAGACCGTTGTCACCGCGTACCAGCAGGCTGCCGACGCGGTGACCCAGCGCGACGCAGCGGACAAGCGGCTTGGCGCAACCCGCACGGCGCTGGCCGCAAGCGAGGAAGCGCTAGGTCTGGTGCGCACACGCTACGAGGCCGGGCTTGCCAGTTACCTCGACGTCCTCGCCAGCGAACGCGGTGTGCAGGACCTACGCGTCGCGGTCATCGGCCTTGAGACATACGAACGCGGCGCGACGCTGGCGATGATCCGTGCACTGGGCGGCGGGTTCGACGCGGGCACTACCCAACCATCAGGACAGACCGAGCAATGA
- a CDS encoding hotdog fold thioesterase → MSEPAAKVDLEQLRAMLLIAPFHQWLGLDIAELTDEALILEMPWREEIVSNPMIGSAHGGVLSALIDLTGLCTINALGGSARATADMLVDFHRPATSGPLRAIGRVVKLGKQLSVAETRIEDAGGRLLASGRGAYVG, encoded by the coding sequence ATGAGTGAACCTGCAGCGAAGGTCGACCTCGAACAGCTCCGTGCGATGCTGCTCATCGCGCCGTTCCACCAATGGCTGGGGCTGGATATCGCCGAACTGACAGACGAGGCGCTGATCCTCGAGATGCCGTGGCGCGAGGAAATCGTCTCCAACCCGATGATCGGATCGGCCCATGGCGGTGTCCTCTCGGCGCTGATCGACCTGACCGGGCTTTGCACCATCAACGCGCTCGGCGGATCGGCGCGCGCGACGGCTGACATGCTGGTCGATTTCCACCGACCCGCCACTTCGGGGCCGCTGCGCGCGATCGGGCGGGTGGTCAAGCTGGGCAAGCAATTGAGCGTTGCCGAAACCCGGATCGAAGATGCCGGGGGCAGGCTGCTGGCCAGCGGACGGGGTGCCTATGTCGGCTAA
- a CDS encoding alpha/beta fold hydrolase, which produces MSNPHVTLSGHSGHAIAALTEGPEQGFPVLLAHGGGQTKRAWKQVTAMLARHGFRAIALDLRGHGDSAWADDGAYDIVDFAGDLVAIAGSLDRKPALIGASLGGLAGIMAEGEVAPGSFASLTLVDITPQMEAGGVTRVVGFMAAHAREGFASPDEAARVISEYLPHRPSRKASSGLAHYLRLKPDGRYYWHWDPAFIDGIMRRNAERGDGSDYGRGELGEAAARLALPVHLIRGGSSDLVSPEAVAHFRALVPHAAYSDIADATHMVVGDQNDAFGDAILDFLMRTHGTEIAA; this is translated from the coding sequence ATGTCGAATCCGCACGTCACACTCTCCGGCCATTCCGGTCATGCCATAGCCGCACTCACCGAAGGACCTGAGCAAGGATTTCCGGTACTTCTCGCCCACGGTGGAGGGCAGACCAAGCGGGCGTGGAAGCAGGTGACGGCGATGCTGGCCAGACATGGGTTCCGCGCCATCGCGCTGGACCTGCGCGGTCATGGCGACAGCGCCTGGGCCGATGACGGTGCCTATGACATCGTGGATTTCGCTGGCGATCTGGTCGCCATCGCCGGGTCGCTCGACCGCAAACCCGCGCTGATCGGAGCATCGCTTGGCGGGCTGGCCGGGATCATGGCCGAAGGTGAGGTCGCCCCCGGCAGCTTCGCCTCGCTGACCCTTGTGGACATCACCCCGCAAATGGAGGCGGGCGGCGTAACGCGCGTGGTAGGTTTCATGGCGGCGCACGCGCGCGAAGGCTTTGCCTCGCCCGACGAGGCGGCGCGGGTGATCTCCGAATATCTCCCCCATCGCCCAAGCCGCAAGGCGTCGTCCGGTCTCGCCCATTACCTGCGGTTGAAGCCGGACGGACGCTACTACTGGCATTGGGATCCCGCCTTCATCGATGGCATCATGCGCCGCAACGCCGAGCGCGGCGATGGCAGCGACTATGGACGCGGCGAACTGGGCGAAGCCGCTGCGCGGCTTGCGCTGCCGGTCCACCTGATCCGGGGCGGATCGAGCGATCTGGTCTCGCCCGAAGCCGTCGCGCATTTCCGCGCGCTGGTTCCCCACGCCGCTTACAGCGACATCGCCGATGCGACGCATATGGTGGTCGGCGACCAGAACGACGCCTTTGGCGATGCGATCCTCGACTTCCTGATGCGGACACACGGAACGGAGATCGCGGCATGA
- a CDS encoding MarR family winged helix-turn-helix transcriptional regulator, with amino-acid sequence MAKTSDEQSYLTEADGLVFLIEEVPRKLRRVFDASTAKFGLTRTQWRALAYIFRTPGLTQTELAKCLELERASVGHVIDQLEKADYVERRAVEGNRRVWTLHLRPKAIGILPALRAEADVVYERLLAGISANDIATFKRLLASMSANL; translated from the coding sequence ATGGCGAAGACGTCCGACGAGCAAAGCTACCTTACCGAAGCCGATGGGCTCGTGTTCCTGATCGAGGAGGTGCCGCGCAAGCTCCGCCGCGTGTTCGATGCATCGACCGCGAAGTTCGGGCTAACCCGCACCCAATGGCGCGCACTCGCCTATATCTTCAGGACACCCGGTCTGACCCAGACCGAACTCGCCAAATGCCTGGAGCTGGAGCGTGCAAGCGTTGGCCATGTCATAGACCAGCTCGAAAAGGCGGACTATGTCGAGCGCCGCGCTGTCGAAGGCAATCGCCGGGTGTGGACCTTGCATCTGCGCCCAAAAGCCATCGGCATCCTGCCCGCGCTTAGGGCGGAAGCCGATGTGGTCTACGAACGGTTGCTCGCTGGCATATCGGCTAATGACATTGCCACCTTCAAGCGACTCCTGGCCAGTATGTCCGCCAATCTGTAG
- a CDS encoding DUF2062 domain-containing protein, whose product MYYAAFRVGNHFLGSSGGTGAMPAAVNDLSTSMLSMVMGTTLPIIAGLLLFATVSAAVGFGAVHLAWRPPLARQWRSRLLLRQADHQSRNDA is encoded by the coding sequence ATCTACTATGCCGCGTTTCGCGTAGGCAACCATTTCCTTGGCTCATCTGGCGGGACCGGCGCAATGCCTGCAGCGGTGAATGACCTGTCGACATCGATGCTCAGCATGGTGATGGGGACCACGCTGCCCATAATCGCCGGTCTCCTCCTGTTTGCGACCGTTTCGGCCGCTGTCGGCTTTGGCGCGGTTCACCTCGCATGGCGGCCGCCGCTGGCGCGCCAATGGCGGTCTCGCCTCCTCCTCAGGCAAGCCGATCACCAATCTCGTAACGATGCATAA
- a CDS encoding RNA polymerase sigma factor, whose translation MRDPDHLTCMMHGSHENRPDREEEVRIAQRAIDGCHTSFERLARQWHPKLVAHACRLLGHREQARDAAQSAWVKIAKGIRTLRDARAFPAWSYRIVTRRCASLIASNQTDRALASNLRDDAVTCAGTEQEPP comes from the coding sequence ATGCGTGATCCAGACCACCTTACCTGCATGATGCATGGTTCGCACGAGAACAGGCCTGATCGCGAAGAGGAAGTTCGCATCGCGCAACGCGCGATTGACGGCTGCCACACGTCCTTCGAAAGACTGGCGCGGCAGTGGCACCCCAAACTGGTTGCGCACGCCTGCCGTCTGCTTGGCCACCGTGAACAAGCCAGGGACGCAGCACAATCCGCGTGGGTCAAGATCGCAAAAGGTATCCGAACCCTGCGCGATGCGCGTGCGTTCCCGGCGTGGTCGTATCGGATCGTGACGCGACGCTGCGCCAGTCTCATCGCGAGCAATCAAACGGACCGCGCTCTTGCCTCCAATCTGCGGGATGATGCGGTCACGTGCGCAGGCACCGAGCAAGAACCTCCGTAA
- a CDS encoding DUF6768 family protein, translating into MSQLIGIFSGRTGWVSMMMMTAQLVLFGAGVWAAIGFFAAADALTAVKWGIPAAVLLIMSLMIKLALWPVIHVNRMLAQLHRLELSVLRDTGHS; encoded by the coding sequence TTGTCTCAACTTATCGGAATCTTCTCGGGCCGCACCGGTTGGGTAAGCATGATGATGATGACCGCGCAACTCGTCCTCTTCGGTGCCGGTGTCTGGGCCGCAATTGGTTTCTTCGCCGCTGCCGATGCCCTTACTGCTGTGAAGTGGGGAATCCCTGCCGCGGTGCTCCTCATCATGTCCTTGATGATCAAGCTCGCGCTGTGGCCCGTCATCCACGTGAACAGGATGCTCGCACAGCTCCACCGGCTCGAACTCTCGGTTTTGCGCGACACAGGCCACTCTTGA
- a CDS encoding recombinase family protein, which translates to MALIGYARVSTDEQDTVAQQDALRVQGCVEIFEDKASGASKERPNLARALGRAGQGDTLLVVRIDRLARSLSHLLEIVETLRGKGAYFRSIHDPIDTSSAQGMLMTQMLGAFAEFERALIRERTRAGIKAAVARGAKPGNPRMRERDPVAISNIRVSHNERHLNELLDGRHRWLPTVERLRPHLPWALVLRQVLAITPPVRSFSERTLVKACRNLVRASVANPAILQKSPRLPPDTRVARLVADRLNTHPDATLRDIATWLSRDLREPTPRDGLCWTPESVRRVISQARALHLVA; encoded by the coding sequence ATAGCATTGATCGGCTACGCCCGCGTTTCCACGGATGAGCAGGATACGGTCGCCCAGCAGGATGCCTTGCGCGTGCAAGGTTGCGTGGAGATCTTCGAGGACAAGGCGAGCGGTGCCAGCAAGGAACGTCCAAACTTAGCACGTGCACTCGGACGGGCGGGGCAGGGCGATACCCTGCTGGTCGTAAGGATTGACCGCTTGGCTCGTTCGCTGTCGCATCTGCTGGAGATCGTCGAGACCCTGCGAGGAAAGGGCGCATACTTCCGTTCGATCCACGACCCGATCGACACGTCGAGCGCGCAGGGCATGCTTATGACCCAGATGCTTGGTGCGTTTGCCGAGTTTGAACGAGCCCTTATCCGGGAACGGACGCGGGCAGGCATCAAGGCTGCCGTCGCCAGGGGAGCGAAGCCTGGCAACCCGAGAATGCGGGAACGTGATCCCGTGGCGATCTCGAATATTCGCGTCAGCCACAACGAGCGACATCTGAACGAACTGCTTGATGGCAGGCATCGCTGGCTGCCGACAGTCGAACGCCTCCGCCCACATTTGCCATGGGCATTGGTTCTGCGTCAGGTGCTGGCGATCACGCCACCGGTCCGTTCGTTCAGCGAGCGAACTCTGGTTAAGGCGTGCCGTAATTTGGTGCGTGCAAGCGTTGCCAACCCCGCGATTCTGCAGAAGTCACCGCGATTGCCGCCCGATACACGGGTGGCCCGCCTTGTTGCCGACCGTCTCAACACACATCCCGATGCAACTCTGCGCGACATCGCCACTTGGCTTTCTCGGGACTTGAGGGAACCGACACCCCGAGATGGCCTTTGCTGGACACCCGAGAGCGTTCGTCGAGTCATCTCGCAAGCGCGAGCCTTGCATCTCGTTGCTTAA
- a CDS encoding WGR domain-containing protein codes for MDTPTHGSFIWLEAVCAERNVARRYTVAVSRDLFGASIVEFAWGRIGTKGQGRAVSFADENEAARFARQLLKRRASAPKRIGVPYREVSLAP; via the coding sequence ATGGACACCCCGACCCACGGCAGCTTCATTTGGCTCGAAGCCGTCTGCGCAGAGCGCAATGTCGCCCGGCGCTATACCGTCGCGGTGAGCCGCGACCTGTTCGGGGCCTCGATCGTCGAGTTCGCCTGGGGGCGGATCGGCACTAAAGGGCAGGGGAGGGCGGTCTCGTTTGCCGACGAAAACGAAGCCGCACGCTTTGCCCGCCAGTTGCTCAAGCGCCGGGCGTCAGCCCCCAAAAGGATTGGCGTGCCCTACCGCGAGGTGTCGTTGGCGCCGTAA
- a CDS encoding ParB/RepB/Spo0J family partition protein — MAKGNRGFGSSLTEGLDDDIEVGAPAPSESIMASRSQSLARIAAGKVVTDRTEWVDPARCRPWRLHNRDLDHLSEDSCRDLIDAFLSAKKQRIPAIVRRLKDDPDHDFEIIAGVRRWWTVQWLRTHHHPEFEYLVTIQNVSDEEAFRVSDIENRSRKDISDWERAKEYSRALDEFYNSNQSEMAEHLKISKSWLSRLLDVARLPSEIVAAFPDTHGITVRVARDIKPLTSDRRALDLMIAESRAIVAERDDLGTALPAPEIAKRLIRATVAPVKSSNSDAEVRGANGKVILRYAHSARGGHTFKVPARSGASTAEVLKAIESVLQKS, encoded by the coding sequence ATGGCCAAGGGAAATCGGGGCTTCGGAAGCAGCCTGACGGAAGGGCTGGATGACGATATCGAGGTTGGCGCGCCGGCTCCCTCCGAAAGCATTATGGCAAGCCGCAGTCAGAGTTTGGCAAGGATCGCGGCAGGCAAAGTCGTGACCGACCGGACGGAGTGGGTTGATCCCGCGCGCTGCCGACCTTGGCGCCTTCATAACCGCGACCTCGACCATCTTTCCGAAGATAGCTGCCGCGATCTAATCGACGCATTTCTCTCCGCTAAGAAGCAGCGAATCCCGGCAATCGTCCGTCGCCTCAAGGACGACCCTGATCACGACTTCGAGATCATTGCGGGCGTTCGTCGTTGGTGGACGGTTCAGTGGCTGCGTACCCACCACCATCCCGAATTCGAATATCTCGTAACGATCCAGAACGTCTCCGACGAAGAGGCATTTCGGGTTTCCGACATTGAGAATAGGTCTCGGAAGGATATCTCCGACTGGGAGCGCGCGAAGGAATATTCCCGCGCGCTCGACGAGTTTTACAACTCAAACCAAAGTGAGATGGCCGAGCATCTGAAGATATCGAAGTCGTGGCTCAGCCGCCTGCTGGACGTGGCGCGGCTACCATCAGAGATCGTTGCTGCTTTCCCGGACACCCATGGCATTACCGTGCGGGTGGCGCGAGACATCAAGCCACTGACTTCTGACAGGCGCGCACTGGATCTCATGATCGCCGAAAGCCGTGCGATCGTGGCTGAGCGCGATGATCTTGGAACTGCGCTTCCCGCTCCAGAGATTGCGAAGCGCCTCATCCGCGCAACGGTCGCTCCAGTGAAGTCATCGAACTCCGATGCCGAAGTGAGGGGGGCGAATGGCAAGGTGATCTTGCGCTATGCGCATTCGGCGAGGGGAGGGCACACGTTCAAGGTTCCTGCTCGAAGCGGTGCATCAACGGCTGAGGTTCTGAAGGCGATCGAGTCCGTCTTGCAGAAAAGCTGA
- a CDS encoding AAA family ATPase, with the protein MASEAALDAQTDELLEDGLGTLHRKALTILKRIRDGALDPETGQKVGPCYSISKAAALVGRTASAIREAERDGRLPQRDRTASGHRVQYTLEELDQMRAVFGTRPWREPTDTPAVISVSNFKGGVGKSTVALHLAQHFAIHGYRVLFIDCDSQASSTMMFGYRPDVDLTEDDTLYGHFHNPELLGVRSIIRKTHFFGLDLIPANLKLYNLEYEIAGYLAQNQNFDIIDLIAEAIDTVVDDYDVVVMDPPPALGMVSMAVLQAANAMVIPVPPSVIDFASTVSFIDMARTTMKQLEQIAGRVKPAYNFIRLVGSRVDESKSMHREILSMMRQVFGGSMATSVLKTSAEIDNASSRMKTVFELDRPVTSHEVHNRCMKHLSDVCREIETDVLRTWASRAGEAV; encoded by the coding sequence ATGGCCAGCGAAGCAGCGCTCGACGCACAAACCGATGAACTCCTGGAAGACGGCTTGGGGACCTTACATCGAAAGGCCCTCACCATCCTTAAGCGTATTCGCGATGGAGCCCTGGATCCGGAGACCGGCCAAAAGGTCGGGCCGTGCTACTCAATCTCGAAGGCGGCCGCGCTCGTCGGCCGAACTGCCTCTGCAATCCGTGAGGCCGAGCGCGATGGGCGACTGCCGCAACGCGATCGAACTGCGTCCGGCCATCGGGTCCAGTACACCTTGGAAGAGCTCGATCAAATGCGCGCCGTTTTCGGAACTCGCCCCTGGCGAGAACCAACCGACACGCCCGCGGTTATCTCCGTGTCCAATTTCAAAGGTGGTGTTGGGAAATCGACAGTCGCGCTGCATCTCGCTCAGCATTTCGCCATTCACGGTTACCGCGTTCTGTTCATCGACTGCGACAGCCAAGCCAGCTCGACGATGATGTTCGGATATCGGCCCGACGTGGATCTGACCGAAGACGACACTCTCTACGGGCATTTTCATAATCCCGAACTCCTCGGGGTGCGGTCCATCATCCGCAAGACTCACTTCTTTGGCCTCGACCTGATCCCAGCCAACCTCAAACTCTACAATCTCGAATACGAGATCGCGGGCTACCTGGCGCAGAATCAGAACTTCGACATCATCGATCTGATCGCCGAAGCTATCGATACGGTGGTCGACGACTATGACGTCGTTGTCATGGATCCGCCGCCGGCTCTCGGCATGGTCTCCATGGCGGTACTTCAAGCAGCCAATGCGATGGTCATTCCCGTACCGCCGAGTGTGATCGACTTCGCGTCTACCGTGTCCTTTATCGACATGGCTCGCACCACGATGAAGCAGCTTGAGCAAATCGCGGGCAGGGTGAAGCCAGCTTACAACTTCATCCGCCTGGTTGGGAGCAGAGTGGATGAAAGCAAGTCTATGCACCGGGAAATCCTGTCGATGATGCGGCAGGTCTTTGGCGGTTCAATGGCGACATCTGTTCTGAAAACCAGCGCGGAAATCGACAACGCCAGCTCACGCATGAAGACCGTTTTTGAGCTCGACAGGCCAGTGACCTCGCATGAAGTTCACAACCGTTGCATGAAGCATCTGAGCGACGTCTGCAGAGAGATTGAGACTGACGTCCTGCGCACTTGGGCGAGCAGGGCAGGGGAGGCGGTTTAG
- a CDS encoding replication protein RepA, which yields MSGDTLRPIGHQYALAMLGGGEERVRSLAQSAGTQLTMDAFLRVQDEEPVPAFLHSALCAMSLPTKRPKDDTQPILREDGKYALAINPRPILQTVDGKPTLRSLGVPYGAYPRVALIYLLSQAVTKRSRDVYLGRNFTEWMRRLGYQTVSYGPRGTANLMREQVDRLLACEWQIRWEGNEGGDNAFAVRDVKISNEYAGSLEKNGAFAREIRMSEAFYSHLLDHAVPLNEVAIRELKGTPTALDLYTYLAYRLPRIGSDRGQVISWDQLAKHLGNDADSKRFRQTVRETMQLVSAVYPNADVDFSGRKVVLRPSPAPLERKLVGPHLRVIGAPALETAPRSSVPKMARTPLRETKTTEPLQHFPGGSLTYGDRETKFRAIGLDKGKPWCVDTMANAFRAGFPGIKQARTDAEWLRVWEAFVIKYADRRAQAGAN from the coding sequence ATGAGCGGAGACACACTGCGTCCAATCGGACATCAATACGCTCTAGCAATGCTAGGCGGTGGTGAAGAGCGAGTCAGGTCACTAGCGCAGTCTGCCGGCACTCAGCTGACCATGGATGCGTTTCTCAGGGTTCAGGATGAAGAGCCCGTACCGGCATTTCTGCATTCAGCGCTTTGCGCGATGTCCCTGCCCACGAAGCGGCCGAAGGATGATACGCAACCCATCCTTCGCGAAGACGGAAAGTATGCGCTGGCGATCAACCCCAGGCCCATATTGCAAACCGTCGATGGCAAGCCGACACTTCGAAGCCTCGGAGTACCGTATGGGGCCTATCCGCGCGTCGCGCTGATCTATCTGCTGTCGCAAGCAGTCACGAAGCGTTCGCGCGACGTCTACTTGGGTCGCAATTTCACTGAGTGGATGCGCCGTCTTGGCTATCAGACAGTTTCCTATGGACCTCGCGGTACCGCCAATTTGATGAGGGAGCAGGTGGACCGGCTGCTTGCCTGCGAATGGCAAATCCGCTGGGAGGGTAACGAGGGTGGGGACAACGCATTCGCTGTTCGGGATGTGAAGATTTCCAACGAGTACGCCGGATCGCTTGAGAAAAACGGCGCATTTGCGCGTGAAATTCGGATGTCAGAGGCATTCTACAGCCACCTGCTTGATCATGCCGTACCGCTTAACGAGGTCGCTATTCGAGAGCTCAAGGGCACCCCAACTGCGCTCGACCTCTATACCTACCTTGCGTATCGACTGCCACGGATCGGCAGTGACCGGGGGCAAGTAATCTCCTGGGATCAACTGGCCAAGCACTTGGGCAATGACGCCGACAGCAAGCGTTTCCGGCAAACCGTGCGAGAGACCATGCAGTTGGTTTCGGCGGTGTATCCCAACGCAGATGTCGATTTCAGCGGTCGCAAGGTGGTGTTGCGACCTTCGCCAGCCCCATTGGAGCGAAAGCTCGTCGGTCCGCACCTGCGTGTCATTGGTGCACCAGCGTTGGAAACCGCACCGAGATCATCGGTCCCGAAGATGGCTCGCACGCCCCTTCGCGAAACGAAGACCACCGAACCTCTGCAGCATTTTCCGGGCGGTAGCCTGACATACGGCGACCGAGAGACGAAGTTTCGGGCGATCGGTCTCGATAAAGGTAAGCCGTGGTGTGTTGATACCATGGCAAACGCTTTTCGTGCGGGCTTCCCTGGCATCAAGCAAGCGCGCACTGATGCCGAGTGGCTCAGGGTCTGGGAGGCCTTCGTTATCAAATATGCTGACCGGCGCGCTCAGGCAGGCGCAAACTGA
- a CDS encoding DUF7146 domain-containing protein, with amino-acid sequence MPLISNHPTSDLRTLVARLGGKWTGNTAMCRCPSHADRTPSLAIRQGDRSILVTCHAGCDATDVLRALRRIADLPSVGPAEVVGRQAHQPSAFLAIWQAARQIEGTLAERYVREVRNVWAPLEDLRFHPRCPKGQGRLVQFEPALLVAMRKAGEIVAIQRIFLDPTTAHYTEKLVLGRAIGAAWTNGPPGKTIGLCEGFETAAAYTSLTGIQAWATMGAKRFHQVEIPASVERVFLLADNDPEGRRAEARARQALARPGLAINTEWPPGRMNDWAQLLKR; translated from the coding sequence ATGCCCCTCATCAGCAATCACCCTACATCGGATCTCCGAACCCTCGTCGCCCGCCTAGGTGGCAAGTGGACGGGCAACACCGCGATGTGTCGTTGCCCGTCCCATGCAGACCGAACGCCGTCACTGGCGATCAGGCAAGGCGATCGCAGCATCCTCGTGACCTGCCATGCCGGTTGTGATGCTACCGATGTTCTTCGAGCGCTTCGCAGGATCGCCGACCTGCCAAGCGTTGGCCCCGCTGAGGTAGTTGGCAGACAGGCTCACCAGCCATCAGCCTTTCTTGCGATTTGGCAGGCAGCTCGTCAGATCGAGGGCACGCTGGCCGAGCGCTATGTCCGCGAAGTCCGCAACGTCTGGGCACCGCTTGAAGACCTGCGATTTCATCCGCGCTGTCCGAAAGGGCAGGGGAGGCTCGTTCAGTTTGAGCCAGCCTTGCTGGTCGCGATGCGCAAGGCGGGCGAGATCGTCGCGATCCAGCGGATATTCCTCGATCCAACGACGGCCCACTACACCGAGAAGCTCGTCCTCGGGCGAGCGATCGGCGCTGCCTGGACCAACGGACCACCGGGCAAAACGATTGGCCTCTGCGAGGGCTTCGAGACTGCCGCGGCATACACCTCACTGACCGGCATCCAGGCATGGGCCACCATGGGCGCCAAGCGCTTCCACCAGGTCGAGATCCCGGCCAGCGTTGAGCGCGTGTTCCTGCTTGCTGACAACGACCCTGAAGGCCGCCGCGCCGAAGCCCGTGCGCGGCAAGCATTGGCCCGACCGGGCCTTGCGATCAACACCGAGTGGCCACCGGGACGCATGAACGACTGGGCGCAGCTCCTGAAGCGCTGA